One Streptomyces mobaraensis NBRC 13819 = DSM 40847 DNA segment encodes these proteins:
- a CDS encoding collagen-like protein → MADVTNVNFTNGAKYAAKDFRRMFGSMMDFTKGIETQESFYVDPHVDATNTVLISPGRAWVKDNNKDNRQGLLWIERTEPKQFTLTTTANSGFIVLQVQSPELSGLDKPVDIVPQVVASLTDAKDGSLVLARFTRPTPSTWEIQDYRLHPQTDQYLVTKTGPAREGAPPLAPTTDAAKRSFFRPGTQYMDLLTGSRWMLQGDYKWVRDGSSIRQGTETPPVDAYDGNFYIQCTHTPNPNTNNSFNYELFERKAGKWVTMGVLSGDKWYANSSNPTDSEGSAGDMYLHTGTGAVWQKQYINDESRPAGSEPVVAWIELAGLMGPQGPRGDIGPIGPVGPQGLKGDQGEKGEKGDLKSLEGYTGNIRIQGDGRLYVGERDVINEVSAAADQGKQAIARATEAASTADMLKKATEALTGEVNRNKAEVSKLNTRVGSVEQKASFFSRGVFKSVTVGAAWKVVPFKQKWYAEESDFDRNAGVAKARVSGMYQVMCTVNGFTKYSRSGTFFVELKRKADNHIITGQSYSTHEQNIEWRVSCSGLVYLGAGDGVYAYVRSVGGDATVTDDVSSGISLVQVS, encoded by the coding sequence ATGGCAGATGTGACCAACGTTAACTTCACGAATGGAGCCAAGTACGCGGCAAAGGACTTCCGCAGGATGTTCGGCTCCATGATGGACTTCACGAAGGGGATCGAGACTCAGGAATCTTTCTACGTCGATCCCCATGTGGATGCCACGAACACCGTCCTCATATCTCCGGGACGGGCCTGGGTGAAGGACAACAACAAGGACAACCGTCAGGGCCTGCTCTGGATCGAACGGACGGAGCCCAAGCAGTTCACTCTCACCACGACAGCAAACTCGGGCTTCATCGTCCTCCAGGTCCAGAGCCCGGAGCTCAGCGGGCTCGACAAGCCGGTGGACATCGTCCCCCAGGTCGTCGCCTCCCTGACTGACGCCAAGGACGGCTCACTCGTCCTGGCCCGGTTCACCCGGCCTACCCCGAGCACCTGGGAGATCCAGGACTACCGACTCCACCCGCAGACGGATCAGTACCTCGTCACCAAGACGGGGCCCGCCCGCGAAGGCGCCCCTCCGCTGGCACCTACGACGGACGCCGCGAAGCGGTCGTTCTTCCGTCCGGGGACCCAGTACATGGACCTGCTGACGGGTAGCCGCTGGATGCTCCAGGGCGACTACAAGTGGGTGCGCGACGGGTCCTCGATCCGTCAGGGTACGGAGACCCCGCCGGTCGATGCCTACGACGGCAACTTCTACATCCAGTGCACCCACACGCCCAACCCGAACACCAACAACTCCTTCAACTACGAGCTCTTCGAGCGGAAGGCCGGCAAGTGGGTCACCATGGGCGTCCTCTCCGGAGACAAGTGGTACGCCAACTCCAGCAATCCCACGGATTCCGAGGGCTCGGCCGGCGACATGTACCTGCACACCGGGACTGGAGCGGTCTGGCAGAAGCAGTACATCAATGATGAGTCTCGGCCCGCGGGCTCCGAACCAGTCGTGGCGTGGATCGAGCTGGCGGGTCTCATGGGCCCCCAGGGGCCCCGGGGCGATATCGGCCCGATCGGGCCCGTTGGCCCGCAGGGCCTCAAGGGCGACCAGGGCGAGAAGGGCGAGAAGGGCGACCTGAAGAGCCTTGAGGGCTACACCGGAAACATACGCATCCAGGGTGACGGCCGCCTGTACGTCGGTGAGCGAGATGTGATCAACGAGGTCTCCGCCGCCGCTGACCAGGGTAAGCAGGCCATCGCCAGGGCCACCGAAGCAGCATCGACCGCGGACATGCTCAAGAAGGCCACGGAGGCCCTGACCGGTGAGGTGAACCGCAACAAGGCCGAGGTGTCCAAGCTCAATACCCGTGTCGGCAGCGTCGAGCAGAAGGCATCGTTCTTCTCCCGGGGCGTCTTCAAGTCGGTCACGGTGGGTGCGGCCTGGAAGGTCGTTCCGTTCAAGCAGAAGTGGTACGCCGAGGAGAGCGACTTCGACCGGAACGCAGGAGTCGCGAAGGCCAGGGTCAGCGGCATGTACCAGGTGATGTGCACGGTCAACGGGTTCACCAAGTACTCCCGGTCCGGCACGTTCTTCGTCGAGCTCAAGCGCAAGGCCGACAACCACATCATCACGGGCCAGTCCTACTCGACTCATGAGCAGAACATCGAGTGGCGCGTCAGCTGCTCGGGCCTGGTCTACCTGGGTGCCGGCGATGGCGTGTACGCCTACGTCCGGTCGGTGGGTGGCGATGCCACGGTCACCGACGACGTGAGTTCCGGCATCTCACTGGTGCAGGTCTCCTGA
- a CDS encoding collagen-like protein, with amino-acid sequence MEIVKVRGTYLNPMGEPHRGRVRFVVPEKQFYRLDQSVIGGSSRVTELDVTGTFHTEVLGGLHYEVIEELAGLPVRRFFVHLPTGQEEWNIKDLQDYSNIDTSTVFYTGPAGPAGEPGLDGEPGIPGDVGPRGPKGDTGATGPVGPQGAPGPQGVPGKLEANSGARIDGDLEVRGKPVLQQTDERAEMLSVHGKDGHKAVSVDQQGNVVIDSGIVALHDSDKVPTAATSGAAILYSKEGAFHVLDAGGDNSFSSVISKVMQGEQNHAVHEGRITATEIKMSDQAARITKLENTPSIPPGLEDFMAEARGKHRTLDAKDAELAQKDAELLNAINALKKVVDGIPK; translated from the coding sequence TTGGAAATAGTTAAGGTCAGGGGAACCTATCTCAATCCCATGGGCGAGCCGCACAGAGGCCGCGTCCGATTCGTAGTCCCGGAGAAGCAGTTCTATCGGCTCGACCAGAGCGTGATCGGCGGCTCCTCGCGAGTGACTGAACTCGACGTCACCGGAACATTCCACACCGAGGTACTTGGCGGTCTCCACTACGAGGTCATCGAGGAACTGGCCGGCCTTCCGGTCCGCCGGTTCTTCGTGCACCTTCCGACTGGCCAGGAAGAGTGGAACATCAAGGATCTCCAGGACTACAGCAATATCGACACCTCGACGGTGTTCTACACGGGGCCGGCGGGGCCGGCCGGTGAGCCCGGCCTCGACGGCGAGCCGGGCATCCCCGGTGACGTCGGTCCGAGGGGGCCCAAGGGCGATACCGGCGCAACGGGCCCTGTCGGGCCCCAGGGCGCACCTGGGCCGCAGGGCGTCCCGGGCAAGCTGGAGGCAAACAGCGGTGCGCGTATCGACGGAGATCTTGAGGTTCGCGGAAAGCCGGTTCTCCAGCAGACGGACGAGCGCGCCGAGATGCTGTCCGTTCACGGCAAGGATGGTCACAAGGCGGTGTCCGTCGACCAGCAGGGCAACGTCGTCATCGACAGCGGCATCGTCGCCCTGCACGACTCGGACAAGGTGCCGACCGCCGCTACGAGCGGTGCGGCGATTCTCTACTCCAAGGAGGGCGCCTTCCACGTCCTCGATGCCGGCGGGGACAACTCCTTCTCCAGCGTGATCAGCAAGGTCATGCAGGGAGAGCAGAACCACGCCGTCCACGAGGGGCGCATCACGGCCACGGAAATCAAGATGAGCGACCAGGCCGCCAGGATCACAAAACTGGAGAACACTCCTAGCATCCCCCCGGGTCTGGAAGATTTCATGGCGGAAGCGAGGGGGAAGCATCGCACCCTCGACGCGAAGGATGCCGAACTTGCACAGAAGGACGCCGAGCTTCTGAACGCCATCAACGCCTTGAAGAAGGTGGTGGACGGCATCCCAAAATAA
- a CDS encoding terminase TerL endonuclease subunit, with amino-acid sequence MEAVLTIKDDYVPQCSPCATFGNRMCEHRTLGWEILRWTRENFREDWEYTPSQVRTILRWYEVDDRGKFVWTTGCLQLAKGTGKGPFFATLAAIEFLGPCRFSHFDDAGRAIGKHADEPWVQLYAVNIDQVKNVTLTLHSLFHPDAIERYSIDPGQERYHARHADGTFCLLEAKTASYRSAEGGRPSALFMDETWHWNESNGGHNVFNTASANAAKVGGRILMATNAYIVGEDSVAERVHTAWQRQQDGKQRKTGLYYEARSAHPDFDIENEDQLREAIKAAYGDAYWADFDAIVDQCYSGVITYEEILRKYCNLVTAAEDALIDPVAWGKCKADTELRAGDQITLGLDGGEADDATAIVAMRVRDCFVQPIAIWEKPDGPEGQVWKVDKDEVSDMVDWVFRTYKVQAFFSDTAFWETYVNQWSEQYGPRLVVKPSGKSHVAYDMRGNQREITTSNMAFVGAVENGKVSHSGHFGLKRHVENAKKRHNKFGVSFGKASRDSSYKVDAYAATLLSFIARTRLVESGKHTVPKPVATLQTIGGF; translated from the coding sequence GTGGAAGCCGTCCTGACTATCAAGGACGACTACGTTCCCCAGTGCAGTCCTTGTGCAACCTTTGGAAACCGGATGTGCGAACACCGCACGCTCGGTTGGGAAATCCTCCGCTGGACCCGCGAGAACTTCCGCGAGGACTGGGAGTACACGCCTTCTCAGGTGCGGACGATCCTTCGCTGGTACGAGGTCGATGACCGCGGGAAGTTCGTCTGGACCACAGGCTGTCTCCAGCTCGCGAAGGGCACCGGCAAGGGCCCCTTCTTCGCCACGTTGGCCGCCATCGAGTTCCTTGGACCGTGCCGGTTCAGCCACTTCGATGACGCCGGCCGCGCGATCGGGAAGCACGCCGACGAGCCCTGGGTGCAGCTGTACGCGGTGAACATCGACCAGGTGAAGAACGTGACGCTCACGCTCCACTCCCTGTTCCACCCGGACGCGATCGAGCGATACAGCATCGACCCGGGTCAGGAGCGGTACCACGCCCGGCACGCGGACGGAACGTTCTGCCTCCTGGAGGCGAAGACCGCCTCGTACCGTTCCGCGGAAGGCGGGCGGCCATCGGCTCTCTTCATGGACGAAACGTGGCACTGGAACGAGTCCAACGGAGGCCACAACGTCTTCAACACAGCCTCGGCCAACGCCGCCAAGGTCGGCGGTCGCATCCTCATGGCGACGAACGCGTACATCGTCGGCGAAGACTCGGTGGCTGAGCGCGTACACACCGCCTGGCAGCGACAGCAGGACGGGAAGCAGCGCAAGACCGGTCTCTACTACGAGGCCCGCAGCGCGCACCCCGACTTCGACATCGAGAACGAGGACCAGCTCCGCGAGGCCATCAAGGCGGCCTACGGAGATGCGTACTGGGCGGACTTCGACGCGATCGTGGACCAGTGCTACAGCGGCGTGATCACGTACGAGGAGATCCTTCGGAAGTACTGCAACCTCGTAACTGCCGCGGAGGACGCGCTGATCGATCCAGTGGCCTGGGGCAAGTGCAAGGCAGACACCGAGCTGCGTGCCGGCGACCAGATCACCTTGGGCCTGGATGGCGGTGAGGCGGACGACGCGACAGCCATCGTGGCCATGCGCGTGCGGGACTGTTTCGTCCAGCCCATCGCGATATGGGAGAAGCCCGACGGACCTGAAGGCCAGGTCTGGAAGGTGGACAAGGACGAAGTCAGCGACATGGTCGACTGGGTGTTCCGTACCTACAAGGTCCAGGCGTTCTTCAGCGACACGGCGTTCTGGGAGACCTACGTCAACCAGTGGTCCGAGCAGTACGGTCCTCGCCTCGTCGTGAAGCCCAGCGGCAAGTCCCACGTCGCTTACGACATGCGGGGCAACCAACGGGAGATCACGACTTCCAACATGGCCTTTGTCGGTGCCGTCGAAAACGGCAAGGTCTCCCACAGCGGTCACTTCGGCCTGAAGCGACATGTCGAGAACGCCAAGAAGCGACACAACAAGTTCGGCGTGAGCTTCGGCAAGGCGTCTCGCGATTCCAGTTACAAGGTGGACGCCTACGCGGCCACTCTCCTTTCGTTCATCGCTCGAACGCGGTTGGTTGAGTCCGGGAAGCACACGGTGCCTAAGCCTGTAGCAACTCTCCAGACGATCGGAGGTTTCTAG
- a CDS encoding P22 phage major capsid protein family protein, which produces MAISSTADRQFINADKLVSASIANLEAATVLAATVQKQSADQFDGTVGQAVAIRRPFMLDGNQEGLLPGTGERTDGRIAVESKKESVLNVELNKHVYSAIQLSDAELSLEIEDFATQVALPQTDAVVNRLERIVAGALEQFSAAEKTTAGKLTIEHEPGNYIDIAQQIRFQISFMAAELTANNVPGSGRFLVLGANVAGLLMNDPNLTRVSEAGTDTALREAVIGKLYGFTLIQSNHIDPDSLYAYHPSAVQLVTRAPIVPPSVTFGASQAQGGYALRWIRDYMSETASERSFFSAYAGVAVVDDIYRDKKTGKVQPTKKVIRGIKAKVELKPKTAATPK; this is translated from the coding sequence TTGGCTATTAGCTCCACCGCTGATCGACAGTTCATCAATGCAGACAAGCTCGTCTCCGCATCGATCGCGAATCTCGAAGCGGCGACGGTCCTTGCGGCCACCGTCCAGAAGCAGAGCGCCGACCAGTTCGACGGCACCGTCGGCCAGGCCGTCGCGATCCGCCGGCCCTTCATGCTCGACGGCAACCAGGAAGGTCTTCTTCCCGGCACTGGCGAGCGGACCGACGGCAGGATCGCCGTCGAGTCGAAGAAGGAGTCCGTCCTCAATGTCGAGCTGAACAAGCACGTCTACAGTGCGATCCAGCTCTCTGACGCCGAACTCTCCCTGGAGATCGAGGACTTCGCGACTCAGGTCGCGCTTCCGCAGACCGACGCTGTCGTGAACCGCCTGGAGCGGATCGTCGCTGGCGCGCTGGAGCAGTTCTCTGCCGCCGAGAAGACCACCGCGGGCAAGCTCACCATCGAGCACGAGCCGGGCAACTACATCGACATCGCCCAGCAGATCCGTTTCCAGATCTCCTTTATGGCCGCCGAGCTGACCGCCAACAACGTCCCGGGCTCCGGCCGCTTCCTGGTCCTGGGCGCCAACGTCGCCGGCCTGCTCATGAACGACCCCAACCTGACGCGGGTCTCCGAGGCCGGCACGGACACCGCACTCCGCGAGGCGGTGATCGGCAAGCTCTACGGCTTCACCCTGATCCAGTCGAACCACATCGACCCGGACTCGCTCTACGCCTACCACCCTTCTGCTGTGCAGCTCGTGACCCGCGCTCCCATCGTTCCCCCGAGTGTGACGTTCGGAGCCTCCCAGGCCCAGGGCGGTTACGCGCTCCGCTGGATTCGCGACTACATGAGCGAGACCGCGTCCGAGCGCTCCTTCTTCTCCGCCTACGCGGGCGTCGCGGTCGTGGACGACATCTACCGCGACAAGAAGACCGGCAAGGTCCAGCCGACCAAGAAGGTCATCCGCGGCATCAAGGCGAAGGTCGAGCTGAAGCCGAAGACTGCGGCCACCCCCAAGTAA
- a CDS encoding phage portal protein, producing the protein MAQKKKEDVVFPSQITDFNERIEHALKQIEKDYKKLSLIDRYTRGLHTAPYVPRKANPEFKELVKRAIHNIIPLLVDAPTNALSVEGYRRPDVTGNPAEWQFWQKNRMDQRQALVHRTAIETGQAYVSVAPGLIDPKVPEIRAYHSMKVFAGYDDPVFDPFPMYALYIESNTYSEKEPTRARFWDDQMVYDLVLGGKEPQIVNKRAHGLGVCPVIRFTPKMDLNGRVTGMVEGIIRYQDKLNQMYLSLLIAQHYTGFAIRTATGLAPVERVDENGMPILDADGQPTFVPPVLDPSTMLVSPSPDTQFGQLPAAPTGDFLEAIELTVRHMCAVTETPPHYLLSGKLANLSADALAAAESAFQRKIDEIRNSFGESWELVLRLCALVSGDQTGYEVEDTQVQWADKGNRSLAQAVDAGLKLTQMNVPVDIVLTKIPGFSQQDVDLVRERLGEALLSPQGQAEGSKPKLSGADQEQAKPEKNEAPAPAPGGKPKAPTGPGSRKGAAGPGRTPRTPKGKVKANEPTA; encoded by the coding sequence TTGGCTCAGAAGAAGAAGGAAGATGTCGTCTTCCCAAGCCAGATAACCGACTTCAACGAGCGCATCGAGCATGCACTGAAGCAGATCGAGAAGGACTACAAGAAGTTGTCCCTCATCGATCGGTACACCCGAGGTCTCCACACTGCCCCGTATGTTCCCCGGAAGGCGAACCCGGAGTTCAAGGAACTCGTCAAGAGGGCAATCCACAACATCATCCCGCTACTGGTCGACGCCCCGACGAACGCCTTGTCGGTCGAGGGCTACCGCCGGCCGGACGTGACGGGCAACCCGGCAGAGTGGCAGTTCTGGCAGAAAAATCGGATGGACCAGCGCCAGGCCCTCGTGCACCGCACGGCGATCGAGACGGGTCAGGCGTACGTGTCGGTGGCACCGGGGCTCATCGACCCGAAGGTGCCGGAGATCCGGGCCTACCACTCGATGAAGGTGTTCGCCGGCTACGACGACCCGGTGTTCGACCCGTTCCCCATGTACGCGCTCTACATCGAGAGCAACACGTACTCCGAGAAGGAGCCGACGCGGGCACGCTTCTGGGACGACCAGATGGTGTACGACCTGGTCCTTGGCGGCAAGGAGCCGCAGATCGTGAACAAGCGCGCTCACGGCCTGGGCGTCTGCCCGGTCATCCGCTTCACGCCGAAGATGGACCTCAACGGCCGGGTGACCGGCATGGTCGAGGGCATCATCCGCTATCAGGACAAGCTGAACCAGATGTACCTGAGCCTTCTGATCGCGCAGCACTACACGGGGTTCGCGATCAGGACAGCCACCGGCCTCGCTCCCGTCGAGCGGGTGGACGAGAACGGCATGCCGATCCTGGACGCGGACGGACAGCCCACCTTCGTCCCGCCGGTCCTGGACCCGAGCACCATGCTGGTGAGCCCCAGCCCCGACACACAGTTCGGGCAGCTACCGGCAGCCCCCACCGGGGACTTCCTTGAGGCAATCGAGCTGACCGTAAGACACATGTGTGCGGTCACGGAGACCCCGCCTCATTACCTGCTGTCGGGCAAGCTGGCGAATCTCTCCGCCGACGCATTGGCCGCGGCCGAGTCGGCTTTCCAGCGGAAGATCGACGAGATCCGCAACTCCTTCGGGGAGTCCTGGGAGCTGGTGCTCCGACTGTGCGCGCTGGTCTCCGGCGACCAGACCGGCTACGAGGTTGAGGACACTCAGGTGCAGTGGGCCGACAAGGGCAACCGCTCGCTGGCCCAGGCCGTCGATGCCGGCCTCAAGCTCACCCAGATGAACGTGCCCGTGGATATCGTCCTCACCAAGATCCCGGGCTTCAGCCAGCAGGACGTTGACCTCGTCCGCGAGCGCCTGGGCGAGGCCCTGCTGTCGCCCCAGGGGCAGGCCGAAGGTTCGAAGCCGAAGTTGAGCGGCGCTGATCAGGAGCAGGCGAAGCCGGAGAAGAACGAAGCGCCGGCCCCCGCCCCGGGTGGCAAGCCGAAGGCCCCGACTGGTCCAGGCTCCCGGAAGGGTGCGGCTGGCCCCGGCCGCACGCCGCGCACGCCGAAGGGCAAGGTGAAGGCGAATGAGCCGACAGCTTGA
- a CDS encoding DUF5403 family protein, giving the protein MAGLPGVTAALKEAAERQKAKVMAKAAGHVDSGWLINHIDIRRHNKGYAIVFTDPNIISINYGHWLRETKRGPKLRWVEGIHIIEEGLS; this is encoded by the coding sequence GTGGCCGGCCTCCCCGGTGTCACCGCAGCCCTGAAGGAGGCTGCGGAGAGGCAGAAGGCCAAGGTCATGGCCAAGGCGGCCGGGCACGTCGATTCGGGTTGGCTGATCAATCACATCGACATCCGGCGCCACAACAAGGGTTATGCGATCGTCTTCACGGACCCGAACATCATCAGCATCAACTACGGCCACTGGCTACGCGAGACCAAGCGCGGCCCCAAGCTCAGGTGGGTCGAGGGAATCCACATCATCGAGGAGGGATTGAGTTGA